In the Puntigrus tetrazona isolate hp1 chromosome 9, ASM1883169v1, whole genome shotgun sequence genome, one interval contains:
- the stat1b gene encoding signal transducer and activator of transcription 1b, whose product MTLWNQLQLLDSLYLEQVDQLYDEAFPMEIRQYLSQWIEGHDWESIASNVSLATLRFHELLNQLDEHYSRLNLGNNFLLQHNIRKIKRNIQEHFQEDPVHMAMIIASTLNEERKILENALRTQGNGGSSQGSAMMEQQNELGTKVNKLKTTVQEVEQDIQVLEDVQDEYDFKRNTLQSRVEVEMNGQVTKEVKQEEMAIRQMFVGLSMKREVVIKEIANALTLAEQIQLTLISEELPEWKKRQQMVCIGGPPNACLDQLQSWFTVVAECLQQIRQQLKKVQELVQKFTYNNDPLTLGKSQLDDQALLLFKNLIIHSLVVERQPCMPTHPQRPLVIKTGVQFTVKIRSLVKLPELNCQLKVKVSIDKDLTEKDTIKGCRKFNILGTFSKVMNLEESSGCLAAEFRHLQLKEMKSNNRTNETPLIISEELHILNFETQLIQPELCVDLSITSLPIVVISHVNQMPSAWGSILWYNMLCSEPHNLTFFLNPPPVKWEQLSKVLSWQFSSTTKRALNSEQLRTLADKVLGHETQGDHEGLVHWNTFCKMSPNERGLPFWLWIDGILDLIKRHLLNIWNDGYIIGFLSKEREKALLSSKLPGTFLLRFSESCRDGGITITWVEYSQDGEPKTHSVKPYTKSDLASISLPNVIRDYTLTAAQKIPVNPLVYLYPDIPKDEAFGRYYISSDDDPEEMETDKPKSYIRPYIDRRIISVSDEPFSRPRKC is encoded by the exons ATGACACTCTGGAACCAGCTGCAGCTGCTGGACTCTCTGTATTTAGAGCAAGTGGACCAGCTTTACGATGAGGCTTTTCCAATGGAGATCCGACAGTATCTCAGTCAGTGGATTGAGGGTCACGACTG GGAATCAATTGCCAGTAACGTATCTTTGGCAACCCTGCGCTTCCATGAACTCCTGAATCAACTGGATGAGCACTACAGCCGTCTCAACCTAGGAAACAACTTCCTTTTGCAGCATAATATACGCAAAATTAAGCGTAACATACAG GAGCACTTCCAGGAGGATCCTGTTCACATGGCTATGATCATAGCTAGCACTCTGAATGAAGAGAGAAAGATACTGGAAAATGCACTTAGAACTCAA GGTAACGGTGGCTCATCACAGGGGAGTGCAATGATGGAACAGCAAAATGAGTTGGGCACTAAAGTCAACAAATTGAAAACAACCGTGCAG GAAGTGGAACAGGACATTCAGGTTCTGGAGGATGTGCAAGATGAGTACGACTTCAAGAGAAACACTTTGCAGAGTCGAG tggaAGTTGAAATGAATGGCCAGGTAACGAAAGAGGTCAAGCAGGAGGAAATGGCAATCAGACAAATGTTCGTTGGGCTGAgcatgaaaagagag GTGGTGATAAAAGAAATCGCTAATGCGCTGACTCTAGCAGAGCAGATCCAGCTCACACTCATATCTGAAGAGTTACCTGAGTGGAAGAAGAGACAGCAGATGGTTTGTATCGGAGGGCCGCCCAATGCCTGTCTGGACCAACTGCAGAGCTG GTTCACGGTGGTGGCGGAGTGTCTTCAGCAGATCCGTCAGCAGCTGAAGAAGGTTCAGGAACTGGTGCAGAAATTCACCTACAACAACGACCCCCTCACCCTGGGCAAGAGCCAGCTGGATGACCAGGCCCTTTTACTCTTCAAAAACCTTATAATACA TTCTCTTGTGGTGGAGAGACAGCCTTGCATGCCGACACATCCTCAGAGACCCTTGGTGATAAAAACGGGAGTTCAGTTTACAGTCAAGATCAG atCACTAGTCAAACTCCCTGAACTGAACTGCCAACTCAAAGTAAAAGTTTCTATTGACAA agATTTAACAGAGAAAGACACAATAAAAGG ATGTAGgaaattcaacattttaggAACGTTTTCTAAAGTTATGAACTTAGAGGAATCTAGTGGGTGTCTAGCAGCTGAGTTTCGTCATTTG CaattaaaagagatgaaaagtaACAACAGAACCAATGAG ACTCCTCTCATCATTTCTGAGGAGCTGCACATCCTTAACTTTGAAACTCAACTCATTCAGCCAGAACTATGTGTTGATTTATCG ATCACATCACTTCCTATTGTGGTGATATCTCACGTGAATCAGATGCCTAGTGCCTGGGGCTCTATCTTGTGGTACAACATGCTCTGCAGTGAACCCCAC AATCTGACGTTCTTCTTGAATCCTCCACCTGTGAAATGGGAGCAGCTTTCAAAGGTCTTGAGCTGGCAGTTTTCTTCTACCACTAAACGAGCTCTGAACTCTGAGCAGCTGAGAACGCTGGCCGACAAAGTGCTTG GTCATGAAACCCAAGGGGATCATGAAGGTCTCGTCCACTGGAATACATTTTGTAAG ATGTCTCCTAATGAGAGGGGTTTACCATTCTGGCTGTGGATAGATGGGATTCTGGACCTCATTAAAAGACATCTACTCAACATCTGGAATGATGG GTATATTATAGGGTTTTTGAGTAAAGAGCGAGAGAAGGCTTTGTTGAGCAGCAAACTGCCGGGCACTTTCCTTCTGCGCTTCAGTGAATCCTGTCGAGACGGAGGAATCACAATCACATGGGTGGAGTATTCACAGGACG GTGAACCTAAGACGCATTCAGTGAAGCCCTACACTAAATCAGATCTGGCATCTATTTCCTTGCCTAATGTCATCCGTGACTACACCCTCACTGCTGCACAGAAGATTCCAGTGAACCCCCTCGTCTACCTTTACCCAGACATCCCAAAAGATGAGGCCTTTGGTCGCTACTATATCTCTTCTGATG ACGATCCAGAAGAGATGGAGACAGACAAACCTAAGTCATATATCAGGCCATATATAGACAGGCGCATCATTTCTGTGTCAGATGA ACCTTTTTCAAGACCACGTAAGTGTTAG
- the LOC122351701 gene encoding signal transducer and activator of transcription 1-like — protein sequence MATVRMFTDLNIKAERVMEEIANALALAEQIQLTLVSEELPEWKKRQQMACIGGPHDTCLEQLQSRFTVVAECLQQIRQQLKKVQELN from the exons ATGGCCACTGTAAGAATGTTTACCGACCTAAACATAAAGGCAGAG AGGGTGATGGAAGAAATCGCTAATGCACTGGCTCTAGCAGAGCAGATCCAGCTCACACTCGTATCTGAAGAGTTACCTGAGTGGAAGAAGAGACAGCAGATGGCTTGTATCGGAGGTCCACACGACACCTGTCTGGAGCAGCTGCAGAGCCG GTTCACGGTGGTGGCGGAGTGTCTTCAGCAGATCCGTCAGCAGCTGAAGAAGGTTCAGGAACTGAACTGA